The following proteins come from a genomic window of Mammaliicoccus sp. Marseille-Q6498:
- the rpoD gene encoding RNA polymerase sigma factor RpoD, whose translation MSDKELNKINSANNEAILTVEQVKHQLIEQGKKAGHLSHEEIADKLQNFEMNSDQMDDFFDQINDNEINLINEKDSTDTDDKLNLNDLSAPPGVKINDPVRMYLKEIGRVNLLTAQEEIELAKRIEKGDEVAKSRLAEANLRLVVSIAKRYVGRGMLFLDLIQEGNMGLIKAVEKFDFNKGFKFSTYATWWIRQAITRAIADQARTIRIPVHMVETINKLIRVQRQLLQDLGRDPSPEEIGEEMDLPPEKVREILKIAQEPVSLETPIGEEDDSHLGDFIEDQDAQSPSDHAAYELLKEQLEDVLDTLTDREENVLRLRFGLDDGRTRTLEEVGKVFGVTRERIRQIEAKALRKLRHPSRSKRLKDFMD comes from the coding sequence ATGTCTGATAAAGAATTAAACAAAATCAATAGTGCTAATAATGAAGCAATCTTAACTGTTGAACAAGTTAAGCATCAATTAATTGAACAAGGAAAAAAAGCAGGACATTTGAGTCACGAAGAAATCGCTGATAAGTTACAAAACTTTGAAATGAATTCAGATCAAATGGATGACTTCTTTGATCAAATTAACGACAATGAAATCAATCTTATTAATGAAAAAGATTCTACAGATACAGATGACAAATTGAATTTAAATGACTTAAGTGCTCCTCCAGGTGTGAAAATCAATGACCCAGTTAGAATGTATTTAAAAGAAATTGGTCGTGTTAATTTATTAACAGCTCAAGAAGAAATTGAACTAGCTAAACGTATCGAAAAAGGCGATGAAGTTGCTAAATCACGTTTAGCTGAAGCTAACTTACGTTTAGTTGTAAGTATTGCTAAACGTTACGTAGGTAGAGGTATGTTATTCTTAGACCTTATCCAAGAAGGTAATATGGGTCTAATTAAAGCAGTTGAAAAATTCGACTTTAATAAAGGTTTCAAATTCTCAACATATGCAACATGGTGGATTCGTCAAGCAATTACAAGAGCGATAGCTGACCAAGCACGTACAATTCGTATTCCAGTTCATATGGTAGAAACAATTAATAAATTAATTCGTGTTCAAAGACAATTATTACAAGATTTAGGTAGAGATCCATCACCTGAAGAAATTGGTGAAGAAATGGATTTACCACCTGAAAAAGTTCGTGAAATCTTAAAAATTGCACAAGAACCAGTATCACTTGAAACGCCAATTGGTGAAGAAGACGATAGCCATTTAGGTGACTTTATTGAAGATCAAGATGCACAAAGTCCTTCTGACCATGCAGCTTATGAATTATTAAAAGAACAATTAGAAGACGTTTTAGATACTTTAACAGATAGAGAAGAGAATGTTCTTAGATTACGTTTCGGTCTTGATGACGGTCGTACAAGAACTTTAGAAGAAGTTGGTAAAGTATTCGGCGTAACTAGAGAACGTATTCGTCAAATAGAAGCAAAAGCTTTACGTAAATTGAGACATCCATCTAGAAGTAAGCGCTTGAAAGATTTTATGGATTAA
- a CDS encoding cytochrome c: protein MNRNPVIPFILILLLGVGLIFFMSAHGANKEDEKEGNGGAKTEKKFDAATFAKDNCTSCHGQNLEGGMGPKLAGSSKKAEDMKKIIRDGKGSMPAHDQATISDKDLDTLVKYLKDGAK from the coding sequence ATGAATCGTAATCCTGTTATCCCGTTTATTCTGATTTTATTACTCGGTGTAGGATTAATTTTCTTCATGTCAGCACATGGTGCTAACAAAGAGGACGAAAAAGAGGGTAATGGCGGCGCGAAGACAGAGAAAAAATTCGACGCAGCAACTTTCGCAAAAGATAATTGTACAAGTTGTCATGGACAAAATCTTGAAGGTGGAATGGGTCCTAAACTAGCTGGTAGTTCTAAAAAAGCAGAGGATATGAAAAAAATCATCCGTGATGGTAAAGGTTCAATGCCTGCACATGACCAAGCAACTATTTCAGATAAAGATTTAGATACACTTGTCAAATATTTGAAAGACGGAGCTAAATAA
- a CDS encoding tRNA (adenine(22)-N(1))-methyltransferase TrmK — translation MVQLNKRLTKVSEYLNHNKLADIGSDHAYLPIYAIQKGLIKEAIAGEVVKGPFLAAQQNTKENGLSNVIEIRLGNGLEVIDETVDVITICGMGGPLIAQIISEGKDKLKHFPDLVLQANIHALPIREVLQSIGYKIYDEQIIKDKKHIYEIIVAKKGKMELDDIQMRFGPILVERKDEYFFEKWRREINSLEKISDQLKNHQDQTRYQEINQQIQQIKEVLT, via the coding sequence ATGGTCCAACTAAATAAACGATTAACGAAGGTTAGTGAATACCTAAATCACAATAAATTAGCGGATATCGGATCTGATCACGCTTATTTACCGATATATGCAATTCAAAAAGGATTAATAAAAGAAGCAATAGCGGGAGAAGTAGTTAAAGGGCCATTTTTAGCAGCACAACAAAATACAAAAGAAAATGGTTTATCGAACGTCATTGAAATTAGATTAGGTAATGGTCTAGAAGTAATCGATGAAACGGTAGATGTCATTACAATTTGTGGTATGGGTGGACCTTTAATTGCTCAAATTATTTCAGAAGGAAAAGATAAATTAAAACATTTTCCTGATTTAGTATTACAAGCTAATATACATGCATTGCCTATTAGGGAAGTATTGCAAAGTATAGGTTATAAAATTTATGATGAACAAATTATTAAAGATAAAAAGCATATTTACGAAATAATTGTCGCTAAAAAGGGTAAAATGGAATTAGATGATATTCAAATGCGCTTTGGTCCAATTTTAGTAGAACGTAAAGATGAATACTTCTTTGAAAAATGGAGAAGAGAAATTAATTCTTTAGAGAAAATAAGTGATCAATTAAAAAATCATCAAGATCAAACGAGATATCAAGAAATTAATCAACAAATTCAACAAATTAAAGAGGTGCTTACATGA
- a CDS encoding Nif3-like dinuclear metal center hexameric protein has product MIIKDLLNIINKHVPFSSSESWDNVGLLIGTEESEVEGILTTLDCTEQVVDEAIDKHINTIIAHHPLIFKGVKNINDTSYGPIIRKLIKHDINLIALHTNLDVYAKGVSYMIGDKIGLQNMSILDKQNESYYKVQIFVPDENLEAMKSVFDDHDLAKTKEYSNVFFQSQGKGQFKPTDQAQPHIGEANKTEVVYETKLEFMIDAKDKSLAETLIYTHHPYEEPVFDFIEMKKDATRGLGIIGELKQPMSVQSFVELYKQNLNIPAVRFIGDKDSTIKKVAIVGGAGIEYAEIAKSKQADLFITGDVKHHEALDAMMDGINVLDVNHYSEYVMKDGLKLLLEDWTNNSVQVKASELNTDPYQYM; this is encoded by the coding sequence ATGATTATTAAAGACTTGTTAAATATAATCAATAAACATGTACCATTTTCTAGTAGTGAATCTTGGGATAATGTAGGGCTATTAATAGGTACTGAAGAAAGCGAAGTAGAAGGTATTTTAACAACTTTAGATTGTACAGAACAAGTTGTTGATGAAGCAATTGATAAGCATATTAATACAATTATTGCGCACCATCCACTTATTTTTAAAGGTGTTAAAAATATAAATGACACAAGCTATGGTCCTATTATTCGAAAATTAATTAAACATGATATTAATCTTATCGCACTTCACACAAATTTAGATGTTTATGCTAAAGGTGTGAGTTACATGATTGGAGATAAAATAGGTCTACAAAACATGTCGATTTTAGATAAGCAAAATGAATCATATTATAAAGTACAAATCTTTGTACCTGATGAAAATTTAGAAGCGATGAAATCAGTATTTGATGATCATGATTTAGCAAAAACGAAAGAATATAGCAATGTGTTTTTCCAATCCCAAGGAAAAGGACAATTTAAACCGACTGATCAAGCACAACCACATATTGGTGAAGCAAATAAAACGGAAGTTGTATATGAAACAAAACTAGAATTTATGATTGATGCTAAAGATAAATCGTTAGCTGAAACATTAATTTATACACATCATCCATACGAAGAACCCGTATTCGACTTCATTGAGATGAAAAAAGACGCAACAAGAGGATTAGGCATCATTGGCGAACTCAAACAACCAATGTCCGTACAATCATTTGTAGAACTTTATAAGCAAAACTTAAACATTCCAGCCGTAAGATTTATAGGCGACAAAGATAGCACTATTAAAAAAGTCGCAATCGTCGGCGGAGCAGGAATAGAATATGCAGAAATTGCTAAAAGTAAGCAAGCAGATTTATTTATAACAGGTGATGTTAAACATCACGAAGCATTAGATGCGATGATGGATGGCATAAATGTATTAGACGTTAATCATTATAGTGAGTATGTAATGAAAGATGGTTTGAAATTATTATTAGAAGATTGGACGAATAATTCTGTTCAAGTAAAAGCTTCTGAATTAAATACAGATCCATATCAATATATGTAA
- a CDS encoding 4-hydroxy-3-methylbut-2-enyl diphosphate reductase: MEIIKITPRGYCYGVVDAMVIARNASLDKSLPRPIYILGMIVHNKHVTDAFESDGIITLDGPNRLEILEQINEGTVIFTAHGVSPEVKKRAKEKGLVCIDATCPDVENTHQLIRKVKADGYNVIYIGKKGHPEPEGAVGVAPDVVHLIETIEDIQALPESLKNQKLIVTNQTTMSQWDVKHLMDELKDKFPHIEIHEEICLATQVRQEAVATQADQADLLIVVGDPKSNNSNRLAQVSKEIAHTNAYRVSDLSELKVEWLQGVSSVAVTAGASTPTPIVKEVIDYIKNYDPTDIPTDALSSNVPVDKILPKIKKPKPVEIMK; this comes from the coding sequence ATGGAAATTATAAAAATTACTCCGAGAGGTTATTGTTATGGTGTTGTAGATGCAATGGTCATTGCTAGAAATGCTTCACTTGATAAGTCACTTCCTCGTCCAATATATATACTTGGTATGATTGTTCATAACAAACATGTCACTGATGCATTTGAGTCAGACGGTATCATCACATTAGATGGTCCAAACAGATTAGAAATTTTGGAACAAATTAACGAAGGTACAGTTATTTTTACTGCTCACGGTGTTTCACCTGAAGTGAAAAAACGTGCAAAAGAAAAAGGACTTGTATGTATAGATGCTACTTGTCCAGATGTAGAGAATACACATCAACTCATCAGAAAGGTTAAAGCTGATGGATACAATGTCATTTACATTGGTAAAAAAGGACATCCAGAACCAGAAGGCGCAGTTGGTGTTGCACCAGATGTCGTTCATTTAATTGAAACGATAGAAGATATTCAAGCATTACCAGAGTCACTTAAAAATCAAAAATTAATCGTAACGAACCAAACGACAATGTCTCAATGGGATGTTAAACATCTTATGGACGAATTAAAAGATAAATTCCCACATATAGAAATTCATGAGGAAATTTGTTTAGCCACTCAAGTAAGACAAGAAGCTGTTGCTACACAAGCAGACCAAGCTGATTTATTAATTGTAGTTGGTGATCCTAAGAGTAATAACTCAAATAGACTTGCTCAAGTTTCTAAAGAAATTGCACATACAAATGCGTATCGAGTTTCTGATTTAAGCGAACTTAAAGTTGAATGGTTACAAGGTGTCAGTTCAGTAGCTGTAACAGCTGGTGCATCTACACCTACTCCAATTGTTAAAGAAGTTATTGATTATATTAAGAACTATGATCCTACTGATATTCCAACTGATGCACTTTCAAGTAATGTGCCAGTTGATAAAATATTACCTAAAATTAAAAAACCAAAACCAGTAGAAATTATGAAGTAA
- a CDS encoding DEAD/DEAH box helicase — MSKHPFEHFQLGNELVEAVKDLHFEQPTEVQRRVIPKIKKGSNIIGQSQTGTGKSHAFLLPLFDKIDVDLKEPQIIILAPTRELAKQLYDAASHLAQFKEGIKVNLYIGGTDKSRDIDKSKNTPQVIVGTPNRIDDMAVERALDLHLAKAVVIDEADLMIDLGFMPKVDSVASRVDSSAQVCVFSATIPKALHPFLNKYLSNPEFVEIETKTSNKDNIDFYLIPTKGEEKQAKILKVMKVINPYLAIIFANSRDRADELVAHLSQEGYKVGVIHGGLTPRERTQQMKRIKQLDFEFVVASDLASRGIDIDGVSHVINYDLPKEIDFFTHRVGRTGRGDYKGVAITLYTPDEDDLITQIEKNNYVFKHVDIKNDEFVEIKDRQKRTRRVYKEDNIENSLKQKIKRNNKNKVKPGYKKKFKRDLDELKFKEKKAHSKRTKKQGRKG, encoded by the coding sequence ATGTCTAAGCATCCATTTGAACATTTCCAATTAGGGAATGAATTAGTAGAGGCTGTAAAAGATCTACATTTTGAACAGCCTACAGAAGTACAGCGTAGAGTAATACCAAAAATTAAAAAAGGGTCCAATATAATAGGACAATCTCAAACAGGTACTGGTAAGTCTCATGCATTCTTATTACCATTATTTGATAAAATAGATGTTGATTTAAAAGAACCACAAATTATTATATTAGCTCCTACAAGAGAGTTAGCAAAACAATTGTACGATGCAGCATCCCATTTAGCGCAATTTAAAGAGGGAATTAAAGTTAATTTGTATATTGGTGGTACAGATAAGTCTAGAGATATAGACAAGTCTAAAAACACACCGCAAGTCATTGTGGGTACACCAAATAGAATTGATGACATGGCTGTAGAAAGAGCATTAGATTTACATTTAGCTAAAGCAGTTGTAATCGATGAAGCAGACTTAATGATTGATTTAGGATTTATGCCTAAAGTTGATAGTGTTGCGAGTAGAGTAGATAGTTCTGCACAAGTATGTGTATTCAGTGCTACAATACCAAAAGCTTTACATCCTTTCTTAAACAAATATCTTAGTAATCCAGAATTTGTTGAAATAGAAACGAAAACATCAAATAAAGATAATATCGATTTTTATTTAATACCTACTAAAGGTGAAGAAAAACAAGCTAAAATATTAAAAGTTATGAAAGTCATTAATCCTTACCTTGCTATTATTTTTGCAAATAGTAGAGATAGAGCAGATGAACTTGTTGCACATTTATCTCAAGAAGGATACAAAGTTGGTGTCATTCACGGTGGATTAACGCCGAGAGAAAGAACACAACAAATGAAACGTATTAAACAACTAGATTTCGAATTTGTTGTAGCTAGTGATTTAGCATCTCGAGGTATTGATATTGATGGTGTCAGTCATGTTATTAATTATGACTTACCAAAAGAAATTGATTTCTTTACACACAGAGTAGGTAGAACAGGTCGTGGAGATTATAAAGGTGTCGCAATTACATTGTATACACCAGATGAAGACGATTTAATTACTCAAATCGAGAAAAATAATTATGTCTTTAAACATGTAGATATTAAAAATGATGAATTTGTAGAAATAAAAGATAGACAAAAAAGAACAAGACGTGTTTATAAAGAAGATAATATCGAAAATTCTTTAAAACAAAAAATTAAAAGAAATAATAAAAACAAAGTTAAACCAGGTTATAAAAAGAAATTTAAGAGAGATTTAGACGAGCTGAAATTCAAAGAAAAGAAAGCTCACTCAAAACGTACTAAAAAACAAGGCAGAAAAGGATAG
- a CDS encoding deoxyribonuclease IV — protein sequence MLIGSHVSMSGKKMLLQAAEEAASYNASTFMIYTGAPQNTRRKKIEDLNIENGKAAMKEYGLSNIVVHAPYIINIANTTKPEVFNLGVEFLQSEIERTEALGAKDIVLHPGAHVGAGEEKGIKKIIEGLNEVLTNNNDVRIALETMAGKGSECGKTFEELAQIIDGVDNNERLSVCFDTCHTNDAGYNVKEDFDGVLNEFDKIVGIDRIKVLHVNDSKNPQGARKDRHENIGFGSIGYDALHYIVNHEAFNDVPKILETPYVGDDKKNKKPPYKYEIEMIKNGTFDPDLKDKIFNQ from the coding sequence ATGTTAATCGGATCACACGTTTCTATGAGTGGTAAGAAGATGTTGCTACAAGCAGCTGAAGAAGCAGCAAGTTATAATGCTTCAACATTTATGATTTATACTGGCGCACCACAAAATACAAGACGTAAAAAAATTGAAGATTTGAATATAGAAAATGGTAAAGCAGCTATGAAAGAATACGGCTTATCAAATATTGTCGTACATGCGCCTTACATTATCAATATTGCAAATACTACAAAGCCTGAAGTATTTAATTTAGGCGTTGAATTTTTACAATCTGAAATAGAACGAACTGAAGCACTTGGTGCTAAAGATATCGTTCTTCATCCAGGTGCTCATGTTGGCGCTGGAGAAGAAAAAGGTATTAAAAAAATTATTGAAGGCTTAAATGAAGTCTTAACAAATAACAATGATGTTCGTATTGCTTTAGAAACAATGGCAGGTAAAGGATCTGAATGTGGTAAAACATTCGAAGAACTTGCTCAAATCATAGACGGTGTTGACAATAATGAAAGATTATCCGTTTGTTTTGATACTTGTCACACTAATGATGCTGGATATAACGTTAAAGAAGACTTCGATGGCGTTTTAAATGAATTTGATAAAATCGTAGGTATTGATAGAATTAAAGTGTTACACGTTAACGATAGTAAAAATCCTCAAGGTGCTAGAAAAGATAGACATGAAAATATCGGTTTTGGTTCAATAGGATACGATGCGTTACACTATATTGTTAATCATGAAGCATTTAACGATGTTCCTAAAATTTTAGAAACACCATATGTTGGAGATGACAAAAAGAATAAAAAACCACCATATAAATACGAAATTGAAATGATTAAAAATGGAACATTTGATCCAGATTTAAAAGATAAAATATTTAATCAATAA
- a CDS encoding metal ABC transporter ATP-binding protein has protein sequence MENRTPIFELKDISYSYPNKLALTDINIQIYKGDFLAIVGPNGSGKSTLLKLILGLLPLQKGDIFISGKKINQYKSWEEISYVSQKSNAFSSGFPATVKEVVMSGLTKNKSLFKWFNSDDAKQVDEILDRLNISELKNENIAQLSGGQQQRTFIARALISKPSILILDEPTVGIDARHVSEFYQLLTQLKEEGITIILVTHDIGVVADTASKVACLNQHIHFHGSSESFKSLDEVSISKIYGHPVQFVDHQHERDCCANEVVEEAVK, from the coding sequence ATGGAAAATAGAACACCAATTTTTGAATTAAAAGATATAAGTTATAGTTATCCAAATAAATTAGCACTTACCGATATTAATATACAAATTTATAAAGGCGACTTTTTAGCTATTGTTGGCCCAAATGGTTCTGGTAAATCTACGCTATTAAAATTAATTCTAGGTTTATTACCATTGCAAAAAGGTGACATCTTCATAAGTGGTAAAAAAATAAATCAGTATAAATCTTGGGAAGAAATCAGTTATGTTTCTCAAAAATCCAATGCGTTTAGTTCTGGATTTCCAGCTACTGTAAAAGAAGTTGTAATGAGTGGCTTAACAAAAAATAAAAGTTTATTTAAGTGGTTTAATAGTGATGATGCTAAACAAGTTGATGAAATATTAGATCGTTTAAATATTAGTGAATTAAAAAATGAAAATATTGCCCAATTATCAGGTGGACAACAACAAAGAACGTTTATTGCTAGAGCATTAATCTCAAAACCTAGCATTTTAATTTTAGATGAACCTACAGTAGGAATTGATGCGAGACACGTATCTGAGTTCTATCAGTTGTTAACACAGCTTAAGGAAGAAGGTATTACAATAATACTTGTTACACATGATATCGGTGTTGTAGCAGATACTGCTAGTAAAGTGGCATGTTTAAATCAACACATTCATTTCCACGGATCAAGTGAGTCATTCAAATCACTTGATGAAGTTTCAATATCTAAAATATATGGTCATCCAGTACAATTTGTTGATCATCAACATGAAAGAGATTGTTGTGCAAATGAAGTGGTTGAAGAAGCTGTAAAATAA
- a CDS encoding sulfite exporter TauE/SafE family protein: protein MRKIIVFALAGFLAQLVDGSLGMGFGASSSSVLLTFGVAPAIASATVHFSEILTTAASGASHLKFKNVYKPAVLKLAIPGSIAAFIGASFLSNINSENIKPFISLFLLSLGIYILYQFTIKKPSTKEHVKGAHKIPNFILIPQAAIAGFLDSVGGGGWGPVNTPLLLSSKKLEPRYVIGTVSASEFFVTIFSSLGFLIFLDWSSINWLLVVSLSVGGVIAAPISAWLVKTVPLNVLAVGVGGLIIFTNSNVLLGTFIDSSVTITIIKILIVLTWISLVTYVFFRNKKLALNYNVSS, encoded by the coding sequence ATGAGAAAAATAATTGTTTTTGCCCTTGCAGGATTCTTAGCACAACTAGTTGACGGTTCATTAGGAATGGGATTCGGTGCATCCTCTTCTTCAGTATTACTTACATTTGGTGTTGCACCAGCAATTGCATCTGCTACAGTTCACTTTTCTGAAATATTAACTACTGCAGCATCTGGCGCTTCACATCTTAAATTCAAGAATGTGTATAAACCCGCAGTCTTAAAACTTGCCATACCTGGTTCTATCGCTGCATTTATAGGTGCATCATTTTTAAGTAATATTAATAGCGAAAATATTAAACCATTTATCTCTCTATTTTTATTATCTTTAGGTATCTATATTCTATATCAATTTACAATTAAAAAACCAAGCACTAAAGAACATGTTAAAGGCGCACATAAAATCCCTAATTTCATCCTCATTCCACAAGCAGCAATTGCAGGATTTTTAGATTCAGTTGGTGGTGGTGGTTGGGGTCCAGTCAATACGCCACTACTATTATCTAGCAAAAAATTAGAACCAAGATATGTAATAGGAACCGTTTCAGCAAGTGAATTCTTTGTTACTATCTTCTCTTCTCTAGGATTCTTAATTTTCCTTGATTGGAGTTCGATTAATTGGTTACTAGTCGTTTCATTAAGTGTTGGAGGCGTAATCGCCGCTCCAATTTCAGCATGGTTAGTTAAAACAGTTCCTTTAAATGTTCTAGCAGTTGGTGTTGGCGGATTAATTATATTTACAAATTCTAATGTGTTACTTGGTACTTTTATAGACAGTTCAGTAACAATTACAATTATTAAAATTCTTATCGTTTTAACTTGGATTTCATTAGTAACATACGTATTCTTTAGAAATAAGAAACTTGCATTAAACTATAACGTTTCATCATAA
- a CDS encoding metal ABC transporter permease, translated as MIDAFLNFDFIRYSFISGILVGLIAPLIGAFIVVRRLSLIADALSHVTLGGISMGMFLISVSPFFASINPIWFGIIFSIAGALLIEELRTEYKHYQEIAIPIIMSGGIGVSVIFISLANGFNQDLFGYLFGSISAVNISDLYTIIFITIIVLIFVMLLYKSLFVLSFDEEYSKVIGMPKWIQLLFIVIVALVISASMRVVGILLVSSLMTLPVATSMRLAKGFKQLIALSILFGEISVILGLILSFYLNISPGGIIVALLIIELLASIMYSKVLIKKGGHHLESRRSHSNIEE; from the coding sequence GTGATAGATGCTTTTTTGAATTTTGATTTTATAAGATATTCTTTCATAAGTGGAATATTAGTTGGATTAATTGCACCATTAATTGGAGCGTTTATCGTTGTTAGAAGATTATCACTTATTGCAGATGCATTAAGTCATGTTACATTGGGCGGAATCTCAATGGGTATGTTTTTAATAAGTGTCAGCCCATTTTTCGCATCTATAAACCCGATATGGTTCGGTATTATATTTTCAATAGCTGGTGCTTTACTAATAGAAGAATTAAGAACTGAATATAAACATTATCAAGAAATAGCCATCCCAATCATCATGAGTGGGGGAATCGGCGTTAGTGTTATTTTCATTTCGTTAGCGAACGGTTTTAATCAAGATTTATTTGGTTATCTTTTCGGATCAATTAGTGCAGTAAATATAAGTGACTTATATACAATTATTTTCATAACAATTATTGTCTTGATATTCGTCATGTTATTATACAAATCACTTTTTGTATTATCATTCGATGAAGAATATTCTAAAGTGATCGGCATGCCAAAGTGGATACAATTATTATTTATCGTTATTGTCGCTCTAGTTATTTCAGCATCTATGAGAGTAGTTGGGATTTTACTTGTGAGCAGTTTAATGACATTGCCAGTTGCTACAAGTATGAGATTAGCAAAAGGGTTTAAACAATTAATCGCTTTAAGTATTTTATTTGGTGAAATATCAGTAATACTTGGACTTATACTTTCTTTCTATTTGAATATTTCTCCAGGTGGTATTATAGTAGCATTATTAATCATTGAATTACTTGCAAGCATTATGTACAGTAAAGTATTGATAAAAAAAGGAGGCCATCATCTTGAAAGTAGAAGAAGCCATTCAAATATTGAAGAATGA
- a CDS encoding Fur family transcriptional regulator — protein MKVEEAIQILKNDGHKYTNKRRDIISLFINEDKYITAKYIQEALKDDYAGLSFDTIYRNLYLFKDLNIIESTEIDGEMKFRIACQSHHHHHFICESCGTTKVIDFCPMESIRQQLPNVEIKAHKLEVYGKCENCRII, from the coding sequence TTGAAAGTAGAAGAAGCCATTCAAATATTGAAGAATGATGGACATAAATATACAAATAAACGTCGAGACATCATTTCACTTTTTATTAACGAAGATAAATATATAACTGCAAAATATATTCAAGAAGCTTTAAAAGACGATTATGCAGGTTTGTCATTCGATACAATATATAGAAACTTGTATTTATTTAAAGATTTAAACATAATTGAAAGCACAGAGATCGATGGAGAGATGAAATTCCGTATTGCATGTCAGAGTCATCACCATCATCACTTTATTTGTGAGTCTTGTGGTACAACGAAGGTCATTGACTTTTGTCCTATGGAATCTATAAGACAGCAATTACCAAATGTAGAAATAAAAGCGCATAAACTAGAAGTTTATGGTAAATGTGAGAACTGTAGAATAATATAA
- the ispG gene encoding flavodoxin-dependent (E)-4-hydroxy-3-methylbut-2-enyl-diphosphate synthase — protein sequence MTHRTKTKPVKVGNLTIGGSDEVVIQSMTTTKTHDVEATVAEIKRLEEAGCQIVRVACPNEEDAYAIKDIKAQINIPLVVDIHFNYKLALIAIENGADKIRINPGNIGRREKVEAVVKACKEKGIPIRIGVNAGSLEKHIIKKYGYPTADGMVESALHHIKILEDLDFHDIIVSMKASDVNLAIEAYTKAAQAFDYPLHLGITESGTLFNGTVKSSAGLGAILSLGIGNTCRISLSADPVEEVKVAKSLLKAFGLASNAATLIACPTCGRIEIDLISIANEVEEYISTLQVPLKVAVLGCAVNGPGEAREADIGIAGARGEGLLFMKGKTVRKVPEETMVDELKKEIDKLALEMEKDRESQKA from the coding sequence ATTACTCATCGTACTAAAACTAAGCCAGTTAAAGTAGGTAACTTGACAATAGGCGGTTCAGATGAAGTCGTTATTCAAAGTATGACGACTACAAAAACACATGATGTCGAAGCAACAGTAGCTGAAATTAAACGCTTAGAAGAAGCTGGTTGCCAAATAGTTCGTGTAGCATGTCCAAATGAAGAAGATGCATATGCAATTAAAGATATAAAAGCACAAATAAATATACCATTAGTTGTCGATATACATTTCAATTACAAATTAGCTTTAATTGCCATCGAGAATGGTGCAGATAAGATTCGTATCAATCCAGGTAATATTGGTAGACGTGAAAAAGTCGAAGCAGTTGTTAAAGCATGTAAAGAAAAAGGTATTCCAATTAGAATTGGTGTAAATGCAGGATCACTAGAAAAACATATCATTAAAAAATATGGTTACCCTACTGCTGACGGTATGGTAGAAAGTGCATTACACCATATTAAAATATTAGAAGACTTAGATTTCCATGATATTATCGTATCAATGAAAGCAAGTGATGTTAATCTAGCAATCGAAGCATATACTAAAGCAGCTCAAGCATTCGATTACCCACTTCACTTAGGTATTACAGAAAGTGGTACATTATTTAACGGTACAGTTAAATCATCTGCAGGTTTAGGCGCAATATTAAGTCTAGGAATTGGTAATACATGTCGTATTTCATTATCAGCTGATCCAGTTGAAGAAGTTAAAGTTGCGAAATCATTATTAAAAGCTTTTGGCTTAGCAAGTAATGCCGCAACATTAATTGCTTGTCCTACTTGTGGACGTATTGAAATAGACCTCATTTCAATTGCGAATGAAGTTGAAGAATATATTTCAACGCTTCAAGTACCACTGAAAGTTGCAGTATTAGGTTGTGCGGTTAACGGTCCAGGTGAAGCACGTGAAGCAGATATTGGTATTGCCGGTGCTCGTGGAGAAGGCCTTTTATTTATGAAAGGTAAAACAGTTCGTAAAGTACCAGAAGAAACAATGGTCGACGAACTTAAAAAAGAAATCGATAAATTAGCACTAGAAATGGAAAAAGATAGAGAAAGTCAAAAAGCATAA